A genomic window from Salvelinus alpinus chromosome 10, SLU_Salpinus.1, whole genome shotgun sequence includes:
- the LOC139532829 gene encoding protocadherin-9 isoform X4 has protein sequence MDLTDFYLLAALVACFWMDPSIAQELIYPIREELQENVLIGNIPKDLNVSHTNAATGASANLVYRLVSKAGDNPLLRVQSSTGEIFTTSNRIDRERLCPGPSFEENDCSFEIEVVILPNDYFRLIKIKIVVKDTNDNAPMFPSPVINISIPENTLINSRFAIPSATDPDTGPNSVHKYQLVNGQSAFGLDIVETPEGEKWPQLIVQQNLDREQKDTYVMKIKVEDGGTPQKSSTAILQVTVTDVNDNKPVFKESQIEVHIPENSPLGTSVVQLQATDADVGANAEIKYMFGTQVSPATKRLFALNGTTGLITVQRPLDREETAIHKLSVLASDGSSSPARATITINVTDVNDNPPNIDLRYIISPINGTVFLSEKDPINTKIALITVSDKDTDVNGKVICFIEKDVPFHLKAVYDNQYLLETSALLDFEGTKEYNFKIVASDSGKPSLNQTALVRVRLEDENDNSPIFSHPVIELAVMENNKRDLFLTTLSATDEDSGRNAEIVYQLGPNASFFDLDRKTGVLTASRVFDREDQDRFLFTVTARDNGTPPLQSQAAVIVTVLDENDNSPKFTHNHFQFFVSENLPKYSTVGVITVTDSDAGENAAVTLSILSDNENFILDPYSGVIKSNVSFDREQQSSYTFDVRAVDSGRPPCFSAAKVTINVIDVNDNTPIVIYPPSNTSFKLVPLSSIPGSVVAEVFAVDGDTGMNAELKYTIVSGNNKGLFRIDPVTGNITLEEKPAISDIGLHRLVVNISDLGYPKSLHTLVLVFLYVNDTVGNATFIYDLIRRTMETPLDRNIGESSETYQSGDYLTIMIAIVAGAMVVIVVIFVTVLVRCRHTSRFKAAQRKKQGAEWMSPNQENKQNKKKKRKKRKSPKSSLLNFVTIEENKPDDPAHEPINGNVSLPAELEEQSIGRFDWSSAPTTTFKPSSPDLGRHYKSASPQSAFHLKADTPVSVKKHHMIQELPLDNTFVGGCDTLSKRSSTSSDHFSASECSSQGGFKTKGPVHPSRQGTLTGTLTRARTELNPEYLDLRSRAELNPEYWTPCTPLGQAQEDFYQQASPDKRTEADGNSDPNSDGPLGPRGLVEATEM, from the coding sequence ATGGATCTAACAGATTTTTACTTGTTGGCTGCTCTTGTTGCCTGTTTTTGGATGGACCCTTCTATAGCCCAGGAACTGATCTATCCTATTAGAGAGGAACTGCAGGAAAACGTTCTCATTGGAAACATACCAAAGGACCTGAACGTCTCGCATACGAACGCTGCTACCGGAGCTAGCGCCAACCTGGTCTACAGGCTGGTGTCTAAAGCCGGCGACAACCCTCTGCTCCGAGTGCAGAGCAGCACGGGAGAGATATTTACAACCTCCAATCGTATTGACAGGGAGAGGCTCTGTCCCGGCCCCTCGTTCGAGGAGAACGACTGCTCCTTCGAGATCGAGGTGGTGATTTTACCCAACGACTACTTCAGATTGATCAAGATTAAGATCGTCGTCAAGGACACCAACGATAACGCTCCCATGTTCCCGTCTCCCGTCATCAACATCTCCATCCCGGAGAATACGCTGATCAACAGTCGTTTCGCCATCCCCTCTGCCACCGACCCCGACACCGGACCCAACAGTGTACACAAGTACCAGCTGGTGAACGGGCAAAGCGCCTTCGGGTTGGACATCGTGGAGACGCCCGAGGGGGAGAAGTGGCCGCAGCTCATCGTTCAGCAGAACCTGGACAGGGAACAGAAGGATACATACGTCATGAAGATCAAGGTGGAGGACGGAGGCACGCCACAGAAATCCAGCACCGCCATCCTCCAAGTCACCGTCACAGACGTTAACGACAACAAGCCGGTGTTCAAGGAGAGCCAGATCGAGGTCCACATACCGGAGAACTCGCCTTTAGGGACGTCCGTAGTCCAGCTACAGGCTACGGACGCAGACGTCGGGGCAAACGCCGAAATCAAATACATGTTCGGGACACAGGTGTCCCCAGCTACCAAGAGACTATTTGCTTTAAACGGCACCACTGGCCTTATAACCGTACAGCGGCCCCTCGATAGAGAGGAGACCGCCATACACAAGTTATCTGTGTTAGCGAGCGACGGCAGCTCCAGCCCAGCCAGAGCTACCATAACTATAAACGTGACGGACGTGAACGACAATCCACCAAACATTGATCTGAGATACATCATCAGTCCAATAAATGGCACTGTGTTCCTCTCAGAGAAAGACCCAATCAACACCAAGATAGCTTTGATCACCGTGTCGGACAAGGACACGGATGTCAACGGTAAAGTCATCTGTTTCATCGAGAAGGACGTCCCCTTTCACCTCAAAGCGGTGTACGACAACCAGTATTTACTAGAGACATCGGCGCTGCTCGACTTTGAGGGGACCAAAGAGTACAACTTCAAAATCGTAGCCTCCGACTCTGGCAAGCCGAGCTTGAACCAGACAGCGTTGGTAAGGGTGAGGCTGGAGGATGAAAATGACAACTCTCCGATCTTCAGCCATCCTGTCATCGAGCTGGCCGTGATGGAGAACAACAAACGCGATCTCTTCCTCACGACTCTCAGCGCCACCGACGAGGACAGCGGGAGAAACGCAGAGATCGTCTACCAGCTGGGCCCTAACGCCTCGTTCTTCGACCTGGACCGTAAAACCGGTGTCCTCACGGCCTCCCGGGTGTTCGATCGTGAGGACCAGGATCGGTTCCTCTTCACGGTAACGGCCCGAGACAACGGGACGCCTCCACTCCAGAGCCAGGCGGCAGTCATCGTGACAGTACTCGATGAAAACGACAACAGCCCTAAGTTCACCCACAACCACTTCCAGTTCTTTGTGTCCGAGAACCTGCCCAAGTACAGCACGGTGGGGGTGATAACCGTCACAGACTCAGACGCCGGGGAAAATGCCGCCGTTACGCTTTCCATACTTAGCGACAACGAGAACTTTATCCTAGACCCGTACTCTggagtaataaagtccaacgtgTCCTTTGATCGGGAGCAGCAGAGCTCCTACACCTTCGACGTCCGGGCGGTGGATAGCGGGCGGCCGCCATGTTTCTCGGCCGCCAAGGTGACCATCAATGTCATCGACGTGAACGACAACACCCCCATCGTCATCTACCCCCCTTCCAACACCTCCTTCAAACTGGTCCCCCTCTCGTCCATCCCTGGGTCGGTGGTGGCCGAGGTTTTCGCTGTGGACGGTGACACGGGGATGAACGCGGAGCTCAAGTACACCATCGTTAGTGGCAACAACAAAGGTCTGTTCCGGATCGACCCTGTGACAGGAAATATCACCCTGGAGGAGAAGCCTGCTATCTCCGACATCGGCCTCCATCGGCTGGTCGTGAACATTAGCGACCTGGGCTACCCTAAGTCCCTGCACACCCTGGTGCTGGTGTTCCTCTATGTGAACGACACGGTCGGCAACGCCACGTTTATCTACGACCTCATTCGCCGCACCATGGAGACGCCCCTGGACAGGAACATCGGGGAGAGCAGTGAGACTTACCAGAGTGGAGACTATCTAACCATCATGATCGCCATCGTAGCCGGGGCGATGGTGGTGATTGTGGTGATCTTCGTGACAGTCCTGGTGCGCTGCCGTCACACCTCGCGGTTCAAGGCGGCCCAGAGAAAGAAGCAGGGCGCCGAGTGGATGTCTCCAAACCAAGAGAACAAgcagaacaagaagaagaagcgTAAGAAAAGGAAGTCGCCCAAAAGCTCCCTCCTGAACTTTGTCACCATCGAGGAGAACAAGCCGGATGACCCGGCTCACGAGCCCATCAACGGCAACGTCAGCCTGCCTGCCGAGCTGGAGGAGCAAAGCATCGGTCGCTTTGACTGGAGCTCTGCTCCCACTACCACCTTCAAGCCCTCCAGTCCAGATCTAGGCCGGCACTACAAGTCCGCTTCTCCGCAGTCCGCGTTCCACCTCAAAGCGGACACGCCGGTCTCCGTGAAGAAGCATCACATGATTCAGGAGCTCCCTCTGGACAACACCTTCGTAGGGGGCTGTGATACTCTCTCCAAGAGATCCTCCACTAGTTCAGACCACTTCAGTGCCTCGGAGTGCAGTTCCCAGGGAGGATTCAAGACTAAGGGACCCGTACACCCGTCCAGACAG